Within the Epinephelus lanceolatus isolate andai-2023 chromosome 22, ASM4190304v1, whole genome shotgun sequence genome, the region TTGATCCGGAGCAGAGTGTCAGGCTGGACAGCTGCTGTCTCTCTAACTGTGACACTCTTCTGTCTTACAGTAGGTGAGTAGTGATAGATTTCATCATGAAGGATTGTTTGCTGTTGCTGCTTTCAGAAACTGTCAGTTCTCTGTGCAGAAGATACCACTGCTCAAGTGATGACACTTACTAAGGTTTAACCCTTAAATGTCTGGGCTCCAAACATTCTCGGCTCATCAGATATCCGTTATGTCTTCTCCCTGATACCTGGCCATTGTTGTTTTAGTTCTTCAGCTGGATTAAGTGCATACTGTTGTAATGCCGCACGAGGCTGTTaagcagagagtgaaggctcTGTAAATAcagcttgtgttcaggtcttgACTGTGCCTTTAACATGTGAGGAGGTCATGTCTTGAATCATAATTTAAGCTTTAGAAAACAAGAGTTTGATTAAGTCCACCCGTGGAGCTCTGGCGACCCCTAGTGGGGATCAGGACATTTTACGAAGAGTTTTACAGCCTCTTTGTGATCTCTCTGCCTGTTGTTGAGGTTTCtttactcagtgtgtgtgtttcctccttTGACCCCTCCAGGTGTGACTCCATCCACAGCCAGTGTAACTCAGGACGTCTACCAGGCAGAGGAACACAGTAACATCACACTGACATGGCGCTTCCCTGTCAAGACTGCCGTGTCTGTTGACTCACTATACATAGACATTTTGTATGGGGAGCCACTGAGGACAATTTACCTTTATGACACTGACTTTGAGGCTGGGCTGTATCAAGATGAGCTCTATAGGGGACGAGTTCAGTGTGATCTAGAGCTCGCCAAGAAGGGACGGATTGAATGTGTCCTCACTGGTCTGAGGCTCAGCGACACAGGCATCTATACTTTTATCATTGGTGTTAACAGTGATAGTCGCACCAAGACATGTGACCTCAGTGTTACAGGTAAGATGGCATCACTGGCTGCTTTGTTCTTTTACAGAAAAATCTAGATGCTAAAAAGCTGAGCAGAGCTACAGAATCCAATAATAATTCTCTGTGCGCAGTGGTGACATTAAACTAAGTACATTCATTTAAGTACTGAAGTATAGCTTTGAGGAACTTGTGCTTGACTTGAGTGTTTCCATTTTCTGATACTCAATGCCTCCTCTGCTCCAGATTAATTTAGACAAAATATGATCATCTAATATATTCTGATGCATTAAGCTGCCCAGCAGTAAAGAAGTCATTTGAATGATCTCCCTTTTTTGCAGCTGCCAGCCATCAACCTGTAAATGAGACATCAAGACCAGCAAGCCGAGGAAGGATCGGGCTCTATGTAGGTAGTGGTTTATTCACAGTAGTGACAACAGCACTTGTAGCCTGGAGTTTTGCATTATGCTAATGTAATGTTAGTGTTTAAACcatcctttcttttgttttaaagtttggTTTTACTACCTCCTAATCCCAAGATTATGCTAATGTCATGTTGGTGTCTAAACcatcctttcttttgttttaaagtttggTTTTACTACCTCCTAATCCCAAGATTATGCTAATGTAATGTTGGGTTTACTACCTCCTAATCCCAAAGTTGTGCTAATGTAATGTTGGGTTTACTACCTCCCAATCCCAAGATTATGCTAATGTAATGTTGGGTTTACTACCTCCTAATCCCAAGATTGTGCTCACGTAATATTGGGTTTACTACCTCCTAATCCCAATATTATGCTAATATGATGTTCATGTTTAAGCcatcctttcttttgttttaaagtttggTTTTACTACCTTCTAATCCCAAAATTAAGATACTGTAATGTTAGTGTTTAACCCAtccattcttttgttttaaagtttggTTTTACTACCTCCTAATCCCAAGATTATGCTAACGTAATATTGGGTTTACTACCTCCTAATCCCAATATTATGCTTATATGATGTTCATGTTTAAGCCAtccattcttttgttttaaagtttggTTTTACTACCTCCTAATCCCAAGATTATGCTAATGTAATGTTGGGTTTACTACCTCCTAATCCCAAAGTTGTGCTAATGTAATGTTGGGTTTACTACCTCCTAATCCCAAGATTATGCTAATGTAATATTGGGTTTACTACCTCCTAATCTCAATATTATGCTAATATGATGTTCATGTTTAAGCcatcctttcttttgttttcaaattTGGTTTTACTACCTCCTAATCCCAAAATTATGCTCAtgtaatgtttgtgtttaaaccatcattcttttgttttaaagtttggTTTTACTACCTCCTAATCCCAAGATTATGCTAATGTAATGTTGGTTTTCTATCTCCTAATCCCAAGATTATGCTAACGTAATGTTGGGTTTACAGtacatacaacatgcaaggtaccctgggtgtgttggctgttgacgttctgggacgccgtgtcaaattctgcctgttacacacattgtcttctttcaaaatacacttcctgtTTATGCAGGGAATgaaccgtttacatacagtctctttcaaaataaactgtgtttgttggacccatccaccacccctcctgcccgccccagTTGGACTTTCATGGCCTTCACTTTCATCCTTGCcccaccgtgtttccccctgatgccactgggcGCTATTAAACTATCACGGCAACTGTGTCaagccaacgttaaaggacgccttatGTCATTGGTTTCAGACGCTGttagtcactgcccaagcgtcaGATTTTGAGGAGTATGGtccttatttttatttccttgcTCTGCAGTTAATATTCAGCCTCTTAGAGTGTCCTTTATATTGTTGGTTTTATGATGTGTGTCTTGGCTGCTTTAATGTTGCATTTCCCATTCATGAACTTCATCTGTCTATCCATCATGTCATTATGCTGCCTGacacaatacacacacgtgcacaggAAGTACTTGTACAGCACATTTTATTCTGTCATTTctgatacaaaaataaaagtttttatatCAAACTCTGGAACATTTCTTATTATATGCATACGTtatgaatgaaattaaatgtgtttttatcactaaataaaattcatttgaaaCTTCTTCTAATCAAAGCTGCAGCatttttcagcagctggaggattTTTTGTGATtcctcaaacaacaaacaaacaaacaaacaaaattagcACTACTTCAGTGTGTTGAACTTTTGTTCCCATGAATGAAAAagcttttggtcattttttaaacatatgtttttatttgactttaCAATGACTCATATTCACTGAGTGAGTCAAATTATGATTTAAACATTCAGAGGTCatatatatgaaaataaagCCTTTTCAAACTTGTGCATACACACAACCAATCATCTGTAACACATGTGTAAAACACAATCCCTCCATGCTCCTACAGTCACACAATAGACACAATGAATACATCATAATAAAGAAGTCACTTCATATTCTGATCAGACATAAGTCATGTTTTATGCtgatattacagtttttctcaaatgctaaaacacatttcacaaacgTTTCCTCTATGTTCCCCAATGTCTAAACACAACACCCTTTTCTAAAGCTACATAAACACAACCACACCTTCTCACTTCAAAACTCAAACTTTCACACCAAAAGAGCAGCTCGAAGCtttcaaaaatgtaaacactATACACATCATTACACACTACAGCAAAACAATTGAAAACACAATGCTCAATTTGTGAGAAGGTTCTTTGTTTCATAACTGCCAATGCATATTTTTTTAGAAACTTTACAGTAACGGATCTTCTTAGATCTCTGTAGAGGATTAGGCATTTAGATTTGTGAGTTTCATATGAAGAGTATAAATCTATAGAAAATACTGCATGTACACTACTGTAACACAACTCAATGCAAAAACAGAATCTATTGCACACAACAACTCTTGAAAACATGTTCAGGGTGtgaagtttttttatttactttattcacACCACAATCACTGTGCGGCATCATGTCGCTGAGCTGCATCAGGCCACATCACTTCATCCACATCGCAGGCTATATTTTCTCTTGCCAGGCACCGCGGGAAAAACCCCCTGGAATGGCGAATCCATCCTTGGAAGGCCTCCACTGGGATGTCAGCACAGGCCAGCTCCATTGCCCTTAGGAGGTTCTCTCTAGTGTATGGTTGTCTGTCATAAACCTTCCATCTCCACGATGAGAAGAACTCCTCTATAGGGTTCAGGAAAGGGGAGTAGGGTGGCAGACAGACGTTTAAAAACTGGTTACTGTTGGTGGTGAACCACTCTCTGATTTGGTTTGTTCTGTGGAAGCGGACATTGTCCCAAATGATCACATAAATGGGATGTGCGGGCCCAGGATGGTGTTGTTGGTGGTCCAGGAGGATGTCTTTTAGCTCCTCTAGGAAGGTGAGGAGACGTTGGGTGTTGTAAGACCCAAGGACAGCATGCCGGTGGACAAGCCCCTCCGAACCCATGGCCGCACAAAGAGTAATATTACCCCCCCGTTGGCCAGGAACCTCAGTGATGGCTCTTTGGCCAATGATGTTACGGCCTCTTTGCCTTCGTTTCTGCAAGTTGAAGCCAGCCTCATCCAGGAAGAGGTACTCATGAGGTCTGGCCATCGCGTCCAACTGTAATATcctctgtgaaaatgtgaaagtgcACAGGTGTTCAGAACAACAGTCAATCAGGTAGCACAGTATTGTCCAGAAGTAATGTAGGCCACTGAGCAACACAGTATGTCCACTAACTGTACTGTGAACATGGATGTATACTTACTTGCACATACTCGTAACGTAGGTCTTTGTGTCGCGCAGAGTTGCGCTCAAAGGGAACCCTATAGACCTGTTTCATCCGCATCTTTTGCCGCCGGAGAACTCGGTCTATTGTGGCCAAGCTGACATCATCAATGCTCTCAAAGTTGACATTATCGGCAATGACTTTGTCTCTGATCTCCCGGAGTCTGATGAGGTTGTTCTCACGAACCATATCCACAATGAGGGTTTCTTGTGCCGCTGTAAATATGGCAGCCCTCCCACCTCTATGTGGCATTCTTTCAACtctaaagacagaaacatgtgttgTCAATTGACATGTTTTACAATAACAACTGATTTGAAACCAATAGACTACTTTCACAGGCTTGTAAAACTGTATTGTGACAAAGAAAGCAATAGAGTACAATACCTGTTGTGTTGTCTGAATGCCCTGATAATGTTGGCCACGGTGAACCTACTCAGGTTTGGACGGACTCTTAGTCCTGCTTCAGCCATTGTCATGCCATGGACAATGACATGGTCAATGACTGTTGCTCGCATCTCGTCTGTAATGATGGTGCGAGGTTGTCTTGCTCTTCCTCCTGgaccttctcctctccctcctggaccttctcctcttcctcgttggcctgctcctcttcctcctctgattTGAACTCCTCTTCCTCGTTGGCCTGCTCCTCTTCTTTCATGGCcagctcctctccctcctctgactCGGATTCGTCTTCCCCTGACTCTGCCTTCAtccattgtgtttgtttggaaacTGTGCACTCTGAACTTGCTTTTATACATGTGGTCACAGCATTAGCAACAGGTGTCTTCAATTTTGAGTcgttgtgtgtaatgaatgaCGCCAGGTGTGTTCACTGTGTTCAAATATTGCTGACTGTGGCAAGCATTTTGCATCACATGAGCTTTCATTTGAGAATATGAGCAGAGTTCTTTTGCAACTTGTGTTTTAGcaaggaaaaatgtgtttagatTTATGAGAACGGAggattgtgttttgtgaattgtgtcttcatgtgaaatgtgtttatgaTATTGGCAAATGATGGCTAGATTTAGTAAATGTGTTTAGACAACTGGTCATTTGGTTTAGAGGATTGGCTTTTGTGTTTTAgcatttgagaaaaactgtaataacaGACAGTAAAATGTTCATGATGTCATTTGGTGATTTATTTCAACCACAGAAAAAATGCTCAGACAAAAAtggaaacagcaacatttttatttatgtttattttcaaaagATGACAACATATTTAACAGTGTGCTGCTACTCTTGACAACATGAACATGGACCTGGACGTGGTCTGGGTCATCCTGAACAAGCATTTTGTTTAGTGGAAGGTAAAAGATTATTTATTGTTGATCATTTCAATTTAGAGCTGCTTTTAAAAAGAGTAGAGGAGAAAAACTTCAATATTTTGTGACTGAAAGTCATATAATGTGCAATACAGTGCACTGTTTATTTGGTATATCAATGAGAGAAACAGGGGAGAAAGCATTGCTCACAAACGTCTCTGTCACCACCCGTACCGTAATACCACGAATAGACAAGCATCAAACGGAGTATGACGGTAGACTGACCTGGACATCTGACATGATCGCAGTTACTTTCTAATCTGCGTCGACGGTGAATTCAAATATTGGTCAGTCAAACTAACAACAGTAAATGAAGCACAGTTGATGgacacaattaaaacaagacaaaggCTGAATTATACAATATGTTTGACTTACTTAGGTGTTTGAAGACGAGAgctgtccccctgtctgtctcctgaACACTAAATGTTTGACATGAGGAAGTATCTGTTTGTAACTTCATCAGCTCAACTCGTGACAGACTCAATCAGCTGAGAGACTTTTAGTCACTTTGTATTTATGAAGATAATAATCCTTCAATAAGTCTAATCAAATCATCTTTAcagtgaaacataaagaaaagtttGGATTCAACTCGATTAGATTAGTGGAGAGCAGAGagtttcccatcatgcactgTGGTCGGTGGAGAGAAGCTGCTTGTGAAAACTGCAGCTGCCTTCactttatgattttaatatgAAGACTCAGAGAGATTTAGAGGAAGACTTCAACTAACACTCACAACATGAACCAATCAGGGACTTTAACGCCACACCGAAACTCTGTGTGGTAGGACCGCCCTACGTTAAGTCTAGGCAACTAGGAGTGGCTTTACAGGCTCATCCAATCACCAACGTTGATTTTGCTTGGCGCACTCATTTCAATCTTAGAAATTACATTAGCCTACCGTCAGATGCGATTATGCTTTTCATCATTGTCAATGGCAGAGCGATATTGCTCCTCTGTCAAGCAATTTAGGAAAGAGCAAAAGTGTTAACAATCTCTTTCACAGCAAGTTTGATATCTTCATTCTCCTTGTTTTCTTCTGGAAGAGGAATCCTGACCTCAGATCACAGAACACTGAGATCTCTCTACACAGCTCGTCCCATGACTGAAGCCATGCCAggtaatgtgtgaatgtgttgatgttggtgTTGTCATGATGTGAATCCTGTTGTACAGATTTACTATGTGAGGACTGGTGGATTAGACAAGATGTTAACAGATAATAATGTGCTGGCTTCTCTCAGTAAAGAGACAATTCAACAACAAGACTTTAACAGACATGTGATTGATTGAAGACAGATCATCCTAAAAGCTGATCCACCTAAAAAGCTCCTCTATGTGACTTTAAAcaacagctgcaacatttaGGAAAGAGACACACTTTCTATTTGTCTTTAactttgaatattttctcttgTCTATTGTTTATAAGGGAGcacagcatttattttcatttcatagaATTCACTTGACAGCtttatttgcactttgattCTCTTTCCTTTATATGCAGGCACATTGACTCATGGAACATGTTTATCTGAGCTGCAGGTTCACACTTTAGGATTTTCTGCACTCCTGGCTCGTATTCACACAACATCCATCCTAAAGCTTAAAGTAGCTCCTAACTGGTTGAGTAAAGAGAAACTCCTGATAATAAGGAGTCAGTCCTGACTTGaacatgtttttggtgtttGACCTTTTAGCACTCAAACTGTGTCGTCAGTCTGTGAGAAGTCAGAGACAGTCCAGAGGACTCCTCAGTCACCAACAAGTCCCATTCACCTGCTGCTAGGAGAGCACTCATTGACTTTAACCActggcgccatcttgtggcagAAATATATTACTGCAGCTTTTGTTCTTTGAAAAGTCAGGCCTACATGTGTGCAGGAGAACAAATAAGCTTTCCATTGCTGTGGTTGTAGTTGACATAGTTTTTAGTGCTGATGCCTGGTGTCCATCAGTTGTGTGTGATAATCAGgataataaatacaaaggaGTATTGTGATGACTAAAGACAGACTGTagattgtctctgtgtcaccTGTAATAAGTGAACGTTgatctcatgtgtttgtgactcttcacctctgtctcctctcacagggagaagatgatgtgcatcatcctgctgctcatcaacctgacctcctgtgtctgtggttagtttacaCCTTCACTTTATTATCCACAAACACTAAAGACTAAACACACTGTCAGACTGTTGATTTTTGCTATCATGTATTACCTGTGGTATCTTTCAGCTCTTTAGTTTTGCAGCCTTCCAGCTTTGTTGTAAATAAGAGCACACTGTtattcagtcaatcagtcaaactctccacacaaacatctatagatggagtttaaaggctcacatgttaaagttgtcactttgtctgctcctcactttccctctctgtctcctcaacaggaacatttgtagtcaatgtgacacagacctcctatcaggcagaggagaaccacaacaTCACACTGGAGTGGATGTTCACGACTAAAACTGGCAGCTCCCTCCACTCCCTTTTTATCTATTGTGAACTGTTAACTGATCTCAGAGCCTCAGTCCTGTTTCGTCTACATGGAGGTGTTGAGGTCCCAGAGTCTCAGGATGAACAGTTTACAGGACGAGTCCAGTGTGACAAAGACGTCCTCAGAGAGGGAcgactcagacttcatgtgtccAGACTCAGGACTGATGACTCAGGACTGTATATGTGTGAAGTGTCCACACATTATGGTGGGACCACTGCTACATGTCGGCT harbors:
- the LOC144458284 gene encoding uncharacterized protein LOC144458284, translating into MYKSKFRVHSFQTNTMDEGRVRGRRIRVRGGRGAGHERRGAGQRGRGVQIRGGRGAGQRGRGEGPGGRGEGPGGRARQPRTIITDEMRATVIDHVIVHGMTMAEAGLRVRPNLSRFTVANIIRAFRQHNRVERMPHRGGRAAIFTAAQETLIVDMVRENNLIRLREIRDKVIADNVNFESIDDVSLATIDRVLRRQKMRMKQVYRVPFERNSARHKDLRYEYVQRILQLDAMARPHEYLFLDEAGFNLQKRRQRGRNIIGQRAITEVPGQRGGNITLCAAMGSEGLVHRHAVLGSYNTQRLLTFLEELKDILLDHQQHHPGPAHPIYVIIWDNVRFHRTNQIREWFTTNSNQFLNVCLPPYSPFLNPIEEFFSSWRWKVYDRQPYTRENLLRAMELACADIPVEAFQGWIRHSRGFFPRCLARENIACDVDEVMWPDAAQRHDAAQ
- the LOC144459882 gene encoding programmed cell death 1 ligand 1-like, whose protein sequence is MMCIILLLINLTSCVCGTFVVNVTQTSYQAEENHNITLEWMFTTKTGSSLHSLFIYCELLTDLRASVLFRLHGGVEVPESQDEQFTGRVQCDKDVLREGRLRLHVSRLRTDDSGLYMCEVSTHYGGTTATCRLNVTAAADEPKPQRPTQSPQPESPQPESWERIGLYVGLTAAALLTLCVGLCFAFKAHFAKSADKRDRFCAVV